In one Mucilaginibacter ginsenosidivorax genomic region, the following are encoded:
- a CDS encoding NAD(P)/FAD-dependent oxidoreductase, with amino-acid sequence MTKEIEIVCPPGQHEDEIVIKRLAAAALNMQPQKLSAVKVLKRSIDARGRKVVYRMMVQVFIDEPYNPEIFTINYPDVQFGRPVIIVGAGPAGIFAALQCIELGLKPVILERGKDVKQRRRDLANINKQGLVNPESNYCFGEGGAGTYSDGKLYTRSTKRGDVNQVLKMFVAHGADEDILIDARPHIGTNKLPQIITAMRETILNAGGEFLFDTKVTALLVEFGKIKGVKLASGEKMTADAVILATGHSARDVFEMLHHQNILIEAKPFALGVRIEHPQEIIDRAQYHCENRGPDLPPSYYNLVEQVDDRGVFSFCMCPGGIIAPCATAENEIVVNGWSPSKRNNPFANSGTVVQINMEDVAGDDGDPFKMLNFQHEVERAAFKAGGGSLVAPGQRMVDFVEGRLSNDLPVNSYLPGTKSTELKEVLPGWIHKRLQKALPAFGRKMKGYYTNEAILVGVESRTSSPVKIPRDKETLQHPQVKGLFPCGEGAGYAGGIISAAIDGVNCALAALKILA; translated from the coding sequence ATGACAAAAGAAATTGAAATAGTATGCCCTCCCGGGCAACATGAAGATGAGATAGTGATTAAACGCCTTGCCGCGGCAGCCCTAAATATGCAGCCTCAAAAGTTATCGGCCGTAAAAGTGTTAAAACGATCTATCGATGCTCGTGGCCGTAAAGTGGTTTACCGCATGATGGTGCAGGTGTTTATTGATGAACCGTATAATCCCGAAATTTTTACCATAAACTATCCCGACGTGCAGTTTGGCCGCCCTGTTATCATAGTAGGTGCTGGCCCGGCGGGCATATTTGCTGCATTGCAATGCATTGAGCTGGGATTAAAACCCGTGATCCTGGAGCGGGGCAAAGATGTTAAACAACGCAGGCGCGATTTGGCCAATATTAATAAACAAGGCCTGGTTAACCCCGAATCAAATTATTGCTTTGGCGAGGGTGGGGCAGGTACCTACTCTGATGGTAAGTTGTACACCCGATCTACCAAGCGCGGCGATGTAAACCAGGTGCTTAAAATGTTTGTTGCCCATGGGGCAGATGAAGATATATTAATAGATGCCCGCCCGCATATTGGTACCAACAAGCTGCCCCAGATTATTACCGCTATGCGCGAAACGATATTGAATGCAGGCGGCGAGTTTTTGTTTGATACTAAAGTGACAGCCTTACTGGTTGAGTTTGGCAAAATAAAAGGCGTAAAACTGGCCAGCGGCGAAAAAATGACCGCCGATGCCGTGATCCTGGCAACGGGCCACTCGGCAAGGGATGTGTTTGAAATGCTGCATCATCAAAATATACTGATAGAAGCCAAGCCATTTGCTTTGGGTGTACGCATAGAGCATCCGCAGGAAATAATTGACCGCGCCCAATACCATTGCGAAAACCGTGGTCCGGATTTGCCGCCATCCTATTATAATTTGGTTGAGCAGGTGGACGATAGAGGCGTATTCTCCTTCTGCATGTGCCCAGGCGGTATTATTGCTCCCTGTGCAACCGCCGAAAACGAAATTGTGGTAAACGGCTGGAGCCCGTCAAAACGGAATAACCCATTTGCAAATTCAGGCACGGTAGTACAAATTAATATGGAAGATGTGGCCGGCGATGACGGCGATCCATTCAAGATGCTCAACTTTCAGCATGAGGTGGAGCGCGCCGCTTTTAAAGCTGGCGGCGGCAGCCTGGTTGCGCCGGGCCAGCGTATGGTCGATTTTGTGGAAGGGCGTTTGTCAAATGATCTGCCCGTAAACTCCTACCTGCCGGGCACAAAGAGTACCGAACTTAAGGAGGTGTTGCCCGGTTGGATTCATAAACGTTTGCAGAAGGCCTTGCCCGCTTTCGGCCGGAAGATGAAGGGCTATTATACCAACGAGGCGATTTTGGTGGGGGTAGAATCGCGCACATCATCGCCGGTAAAAATTCCCAGGGATAAAGAAACTTTGCAGCACCCACAAGTTAAAGGATTATTTCCGTGTGGCGAAGGGGCTGGTTATGCCGGTGGCATTATTTCTGCTGCTATTGATGGTGTTAACTGCGCGCTGGCCGCTTTAAAAATATTAGCATGA
- a CDS encoding helix-turn-helix domain-containing protein, which translates to MSCLSIFAPFPAGKYILFRDGYSSHKGIHPYTFLPCTNVFKNRGTKHYEDDPQTIGEHIRKKRIESKLLQKDIAKQLCVSEDTLTYWENERTLPQIHHYPAIISFLGYYPFDHETESLAGKLKQIRYCYGLNFKQCANRLAVSVDAVKRWEYGKPVVYLSTRQLIETIWQNLPNRFPQHPL; encoded by the coding sequence ATATCTTGCTTAAGTATTTTTGCACCATTCCCGGCGGGCAAATACATTCTTTTTCGGGATGGTTATAGTAGCCACAAGGGCATTCATCCGTACACGTTTCTCCCATGCACGAATGTATTCAAAAATCGTGGAACGAAACACTATGAAGACGATCCGCAAACGATTGGCGAGCATATCAGAAAGAAACGGATAGAAAGCAAGCTATTGCAAAAGGATATTGCGAAACAACTGTGTGTCTCGGAAGACACACTCACCTATTGGGAAAATGAACGTACCCTACCGCAAATCCACCATTACCCGGCAATCATTTCCTTTCTCGGCTATTATCCCTTTGACCACGAAACCGAAAGTCTTGCCGGGAAATTGAAGCAGATACGATACTGCTATGGGCTTAACTTCAAGCAGTGCGCAAACCGCTTAGCAGTATCCGTTGATGCGGTGAAGCGATGGGAGTACGGGAAGCCAGTGGTGTACCTAAGCACAAGACAACTTATTGAAACGATTTGGCAAAATCTACCTAATCGCTTCCCTCAACACCCCTTATAG
- a CDS encoding nuclear transport factor 2 family protein, whose translation MKKIFFLSIILFGSFKTFAQQTDNEAVKQTINTMFDAMRKGDSTMLRSTFHKNIVFEGVANKKDGTVELEVENPNDFIKAVGTPHKEIWDEQITFNDIKIDGDLASVWTPYKFYLGKTFSHCGVDVFQLMRTAAGWKIIYVVDTRRKGNCPE comes from the coding sequence ATGAAAAAGATATTCTTTTTAAGCATCATCCTTTTTGGATCCTTTAAAACCTTTGCACAGCAAACTGATAATGAGGCCGTAAAACAAACCATTAACACCATGTTTGATGCTATGCGCAAAGGCGATAGCACCATGTTGCGTTCGACTTTTCATAAAAATATTGTTTTTGAAGGTGTAGCCAATAAAAAGGATGGCACTGTTGAGCTCGAGGTGGAAAACCCCAATGATTTTATAAAAGCCGTAGGCACGCCGCACAAAGAAATATGGGATGAGCAGATAACCTTTAACGACATAAAAATAGATGGCGACCTGGCCAGCGTTTGGACACCTTACAAATTTTACCTGGGCAAAACCTTTAGCCATTGCGGGGTTGATGTTTTCCAACTCATGCGTACCGCGGCGGGCTGGAAAATTATTTATGTTGTTGATACCCGTAGGAAAGGTAATTGCCCGGAATGA
- a CDS encoding TPM domain-containing protein, translating into MFKKLTVFFSLLFCSAMAFAQDFPERSATLVTDYTNTLSADDKQKLESKLVAFNDSTSTQVAVVIMKSTGSYDINDYGQQLLRKWGIGQKEKNNGILVIVAINDRKMAIQTGYGAEGPLPDVLTQRIIQDDMKPHFKAGDYYGGLDAATTDIIKATKGEFKAEPQENDQSTGGDGAGIIILIVIVVVILIIIFRNRGGGGGRQIIDRRGGASPFWWFLAGSMLGGSGRSSGSDWGGFSGGSGGGGGGFGGFGGGSGGGGGSSGSW; encoded by the coding sequence ATGTTTAAAAAACTCACTGTATTTTTTAGCCTGCTGTTTTGCTCCGCGATGGCGTTCGCACAGGATTTTCCGGAACGGTCGGCCACGCTGGTTACCGATTATACCAATACTTTATCGGCCGATGATAAGCAAAAGCTGGAAAGCAAACTGGTTGCTTTTAACGATTCTACATCAACCCAGGTAGCTGTGGTAATTATGAAATCAACCGGCAGTTACGACATTAACGACTATGGGCAGCAACTGCTGCGCAAGTGGGGTATTGGCCAAAAAGAAAAGAACAACGGCATCCTGGTAATTGTTGCTATAAACGACCGTAAAATGGCCATCCAAACGGGTTATGGCGCCGAAGGACCATTGCCCGATGTGCTCACCCAGCGCATTATACAGGATGATATGAAGCCCCATTTTAAAGCGGGCGACTATTATGGCGGACTGGATGCTGCAACCACTGATATTATAAAAGCCACCAAAGGCGAATTCAAGGCCGAACCACAGGAAAACGACCAAAGCACCGGCGGAGATGGTGCAGGTATCATCATCCTGATTGTGATAGTAGTTGTTATATTAATCATCATATTTCGTAACCGCGGCGGTGGTGGCGGCCGGCAAATTATCGACCGCAGGGGTGGCGCAAGCCCTTTCTGGTGGTTTTTAGCCGGAAGCATGCTTGGCGGCAGTGGCCGTAGCAGCGGAAGCGACTGGGGCGGTTTCTCCGGAGGAAGCGGAGGCGGTGGTGGTGGCTTTGGCGGTTTCGGCGGCGGCAGTGGCGGCGGCGGTGGATCAAGCGGCAGCTGGTAG
- a CDS encoding RNA polymerase sigma factor, with translation MTTADERLQTIWEGCLRNERKSQEQFYKLFASRMLAVCMRYATDKDEAQDILQEGFIKIFRNMQNYRGDGSLEGWVRRIMVHAAISRYRKLRPVVLVEDFAADSDMPISKAYNDNELEAKDLMKLIQKLPKTYRSVFNMYAIEGYSHQEIGTSLGMSELLSRTTLHRARTALKEMISKLTTREEHCYA, from the coding sequence ATGACTACTGCCGACGAACGTTTACAGACAATTTGGGAAGGATGCTTACGCAACGAACGTAAAAGCCAGGAACAATTTTACAAACTATTTGCATCGCGGATGCTGGCTGTTTGCATGCGCTATGCTACCGATAAAGACGAAGCACAGGATATACTGCAAGAGGGTTTCATAAAAATATTCAGGAACATGCAAAACTACCGTGGCGATGGCAGCCTGGAAGGTTGGGTGCGCCGTATTATGGTGCACGCGGCTATTTCGCGCTACCGCAAGTTACGCCCCGTTGTGTTGGTTGAGGATTTTGCTGCCGATAGTGATATGCCTATCAGCAAAGCTTATAATGATAATGAACTTGAGGCAAAGGATTTGATGAAACTGATTCAAAAACTGCCTAAAACTTATCGCTCGGTATTTAATATGTACGCCATTGAGGGCTATTCGCACCAGGAAATTGGCACATCGCTGGGGATGAGTGAATTGCTGTCGCGTACAACTTTACACCGTGCACGCACTGCCTTAAAAGAAATGATTAGTAAACTGACTACCCGCGAGGAGCATTGCTACGCGTAA
- a CDS encoding LemA family protein, which produces MKKLLSVILIAVAAMSLSSCSYNSMVKLDETVKAKWGTVQSDYQRRSDLIPNLVNTVKGAANFEKSTLTAVIEARAKATSVQVDPTKLTPESIKAFQSSQGELSSAIGRLLVVTEKYPDLKANENFRDLSVQLEGTENRINVSRKDFNDAVMEYNSKIRSFPANITAKMFGFSEKGYFTAEPGSEKAPKVEFN; this is translated from the coding sequence ATGAAAAAGTTACTTTCAGTAATATTAATTGCAGTAGCAGCCATGAGCTTAAGTTCATGCAGCTATAACAGCATGGTTAAGCTCGATGAAACCGTTAAAGCTAAATGGGGTACCGTACAAAGCGATTACCAGCGCCGCAGCGATCTGATACCCAATCTGGTTAATACGGTTAAAGGCGCCGCTAACTTTGAAAAAAGCACATTAACCGCAGTAATAGAAGCCCGCGCTAAAGCAACATCGGTGCAGGTTGATCCTACAAAACTTACGCCCGAATCTATCAAAGCGTTCCAGTCATCGCAGGGCGAGTTAAGTTCGGCCATTGGCAGGCTGTTGGTTGTAACAGAAAAATATCCGGATTTAAAGGCGAACGAAAACTTTCGTGACCTATCCGTTCAGCTGGAAGGCACCGAAAACAGGATCAACGTATCCCGTAAGGATTTTAACGATGCTGTAATGGAATATAATTCTAAAATCCGTTCGTTCCCGGCCAACATTACCGCCAAAATGTTTGGCTTCTCCGAAAAAGGATATTTCACCGCCGAACCCGGAAGCGAGAAAGCACCGAAGGTGGAATTTAACTAA
- a CDS encoding GH92 family glycosyl hydrolase: MKKTLCLFFTCISLGAAAQTNVAEKLVPYVNPIIGTQRMGHVYPGATVPFGMVQLSPETDTPSYELNGKYNPDVYKYCAGYQYDDKTIVGFSHTHFSGTGHSDLGDFLIMPTVGALKLNPGTADKPGSGYRSAFSHKNEVSQANYYKVKLDESNILAEMTTSARVGFHQYTFPKSDQSHIILDLMAGIYNYPDKNVWTYLRVVNDSTVVGFRQTNGWARTRSLYFAMSFSKAFFQHGYKKYDQREVYGGFWGKFNRVKNFPEIAGKQIRAYFDFKTEEGEKIKIKFALSPVSMAGALNNMQTEIPGWDFEKVKADGQQLWEAELHKIEIAGNKEIKENFYTAMYHAMINPTVYMDADGQYKGLDQNVHKAEGFTNYTTFSLWDTYRALHPLFNIIEPKRNADMVQSMLAHFDQSPEHMLPIWSNSGNENWCMSGYHSVAVLADAVVKGNVNFDANKALDACVATAKHRDYEGIGDYMDKGYIPDEKSGVSVSSTLEYAFDDWAIAQMAKKLNRMDVYNEFIKRSENYKNVYDKAAGFMRPRLADGSFRQKFDPLSTINEGFIEGNSWNYTLFAPQDPKGLIALMGGNKRFVGYLDSLFTMNLPDKYFAETEDITRDGIIGNYVHGNEPSHHVAYLYNWTDKPWKTQERIRMILPRMYKPTPDGLGGNDDTGQMSAWYIFSTLGFYPVAPGSDQYSIGSPAVNGGVINLDNGKKFTINVKNQGAKNVYVQKITLNGKPLDGLFISHADIMNGGEITYYMSSKHK; this comes from the coding sequence ATGAAGAAAACACTCTGCCTTTTTTTTACATGTATTTCGCTTGGTGCAGCCGCACAAACCAACGTTGCCGAAAAATTAGTACCATACGTAAACCCTATTATAGGTACCCAGCGTATGGGGCACGTATACCCGGGCGCAACAGTTCCCTTTGGAATGGTACAATTGAGCCCGGAGACTGATACTCCCAGCTACGAGTTGAACGGCAAATACAACCCCGATGTATATAAATACTGCGCCGGTTACCAATACGATGATAAAACCATAGTTGGCTTTAGCCATACCCATTTTAGCGGTACCGGCCACTCAGACCTGGGCGACTTTTTAATAATGCCAACCGTTGGCGCATTAAAGCTTAATCCCGGCACGGCTGATAAACCAGGCAGCGGTTACCGCTCGGCATTTTCGCACAAGAACGAAGTGAGCCAGGCCAACTATTACAAAGTAAAACTGGACGAAAGCAATATTTTGGCCGAGATGACCACCAGTGCGCGTGTTGGTTTTCACCAGTACACGTTCCCTAAATCCGATCAATCGCATATCATATTAGATTTGATGGCGGGGATTTACAACTACCCGGATAAAAATGTGTGGACTTATTTAAGGGTCGTTAATGATAGCACCGTTGTAGGTTTCCGCCAAACCAATGGCTGGGCTCGCACCCGGTCGTTATATTTTGCCATGAGTTTTTCAAAGGCATTCTTTCAGCATGGCTACAAAAAGTACGATCAGCGCGAAGTATATGGTGGCTTTTGGGGCAAATTTAACCGGGTGAAAAACTTCCCCGAAATTGCGGGCAAGCAAATAAGGGCTTACTTTGATTTTAAAACCGAGGAGGGCGAAAAAATAAAGATCAAGTTTGCTTTATCGCCGGTGAGTATGGCTGGTGCGCTGAACAATATGCAAACCGAGATACCTGGCTGGGATTTTGAAAAAGTAAAAGCCGACGGCCAGCAATTATGGGAAGCCGAACTGCATAAGATAGAGATAGCCGGTAATAAGGAAATAAAAGAGAACTTTTATACCGCTATGTACCATGCTATGATTAACCCTACGGTATATATGGATGCCGACGGGCAATATAAGGGCCTTGATCAAAATGTACACAAGGCGGAAGGATTTACCAATTATACCACTTTTTCGCTTTGGGATACCTACCGGGCGCTGCACCCGCTGTTCAATATTATTGAACCCAAAAGGAATGCGGATATGGTGCAAAGCATGCTAGCCCATTTTGACCAAAGTCCGGAGCATATGCTGCCCATCTGGTCAAACTCAGGTAACGAGAATTGGTGTATGAGCGGGTACCACAGTGTAGCCGTACTGGCCGACGCCGTTGTAAAGGGAAATGTAAACTTTGATGCCAACAAGGCGCTGGATGCCTGCGTAGCCACTGCAAAGCACCGCGATTATGAAGGTATAGGCGACTACATGGATAAAGGTTACATCCCCGATGAAAAAAGCGGCGTATCGGTATCATCAACCCTGGAGTATGCTTTTGACGACTGGGCCATTGCCCAAATGGCTAAAAAGCTAAACCGTATGGATGTTTATAACGAATTTATCAAACGATCAGAAAATTATAAAAATGTATATGATAAGGCCGCGGGCTTTATGCGCCCCCGGCTGGCCGATGGCAGTTTCCGCCAAAAGTTTGACCCACTGAGCACCATCAATGAAGGATTTATTGAAGGCAACAGTTGGAACTATACCCTGTTTGCGCCACAGGATCCTAAAGGCCTGATAGCGCTGATGGGCGGCAACAAACGTTTTGTAGGTTACCTGGATTCGCTGTTTACCATGAACCTGCCCGATAAATACTTTGCCGAAACGGAAGATATCACCCGCGATGGCATCATTGGCAACTATGTACATGGTAACGAACCATCGCACCACGTAGCTTATTTATATAACTGGACAGATAAGCCCTGGAAAACACAGGAACGCATAAGGATGATATTGCCACGTATGTACAAACCAACCCCGGATGGTTTGGGCGGTAACGATGATACCGGCCAGATGAGCGCCTGGTACATTTTCAGCACGCTGGGGTTTTACCCGGTAGCACCTGGATCTGATCAGTATTCAATAGGTAGCCCGGCCGTGAATGGTGGCGTTATCAATTTGGATAATGGCAAAAAATTCACCATTAACGTAAAAAATCAGGGTGCCAAAAACGTGTATGTACAAAAAATAACGCTGAATGGTAAACCCCTGGATGGTTTATTTATTAGCCATGCCGATATCATGAATGGCGGCGAGATTACTTACTATATGAGCAGCAAGCATAAGTAG
- a CDS encoding TPM domain-containing protein has product MVFNEEEQQRIRKAIEQAENRSSGEIRVCIEKKCSEDVLDRAAKYFFQLNMHKTALRHGVLIYVATVDRKFAIIGDAGINQVVPADFWDTTKEDMLQHFKYGDIVEGIVTGLQIAGEQLQKYFPHHAGDVNELPDDIAFMDGE; this is encoded by the coding sequence ATGGTATTTAACGAAGAAGAACAGCAACGCATCCGTAAAGCTATTGAACAGGCCGAAAACCGCAGCAGTGGCGAGATACGAGTTTGTATCGAAAAAAAATGCAGCGAGGATGTGCTTGACCGGGCAGCTAAATATTTTTTTCAGCTAAATATGCATAAAACAGCCCTCAGGCATGGGGTGTTGATATATGTGGCCACTGTTGACCGGAAGTTTGCCATTATTGGCGATGCCGGCATTAACCAGGTTGTGCCTGCCGATTTTTGGGATACAACCAAAGAGGATATGCTGCAGCATTTTAAATACGGCGATATTGTTGAAGGTATTGTAACCGGCCTGCAAATTGCCGGCGAACAACTGCAAAAATACTTCCCGCACCATGCAGGTGATGTTAACGAACTGCCCGATGATATTGCCTTTATGGATGGCGAATAA
- a CDS encoding DinB family protein has translation MTISEKLSTELQKILSGDAWYGSPVYDIVESISFEAAYEKPPGSVHNIAEIVLHMIAWTEEVMDRMNGLTAGIPTSGDWPETGAPDEQKWQNYVDDLKLVNVNLIGVIQNFPQEQWGEPIKDERNREMGTGVSYEELINGLIQHHIYHSGQIALLNRIING, from the coding sequence ATGACAATTTCCGAAAAATTGAGTACCGAATTGCAGAAGATACTATCGGGCGATGCCTGGTATGGTTCGCCTGTTTATGATATAGTAGAAAGTATCAGCTTTGAGGCTGCATACGAAAAGCCGCCCGGCTCTGTCCATAATATAGCCGAAATTGTTTTACACATGATAGCCTGGACAGAGGAGGTGATGGACAGGATGAATGGCCTTACCGCCGGCATCCCCACCAGTGGCGACTGGCCCGAAACCGGCGCGCCCGACGAACAAAAATGGCAAAACTATGTTGATGATTTAAAGCTGGTGAACGTAAATTTGATTGGTGTTATCCAGAACTTCCCGCAGGAACAATGGGGTGAGCCAATAAAAGACGAACGGAACCGCGAGATGGGAACAGGTGTGAGCTATGAAGAATTGATTAACGGACTTATCCAGCATCATATTTACCACTCCGGCCAGATTGCTTTATTAAACAGGATAATCAATGGCTGA
- a CDS encoding DUF433 domain-containing protein yields MQPIDYKEYLEFNPEIRFGKPVIKGTRISVYDVLQWLASGLSYEEILSDFPQLTSEAIFACLAYAANKERIIKVA; encoded by the coding sequence ATGCAGCCAATTGATTATAAAGAATATCTTGAATTTAACCCCGAAATAAGGTTTGGCAAACCAGTTATTAAGGGTACGCGAATTTCTGTATATGATGTTTTGCAATGGCTGGCATCTGGCTTGAGTTATGAGGAAATTCTAAGCGATTTCCCACAACTAACATCCGAAGCCATATTTGCATGCCTTGCTTATGCAGCTAACAAAGAGCGAATAATTAAAGTGGCATGA
- a CDS encoding CoA-binding protein, with protein sequence MADKKTLILGATPDTGRYANLAANRLVGHGHSIVNVGIKTGEVAGVPIEKPETIHNDIDTVTLYVGPQNQPPLYDYILNTHPKRIIFNPGTENSELRRMANEKGIETEYACTLVLLSIGQY encoded by the coding sequence ATGGCTGATAAAAAGACACTCATATTAGGAGCAACGCCCGATACCGGCCGGTACGCAAATCTTGCAGCCAACAGGTTGGTTGGTCATGGGCATAGCATAGTTAATGTAGGCATAAAAACAGGCGAGGTTGCCGGTGTGCCTATCGAGAAGCCCGAAACCATTCATAATGATATAGATACCGTTACTTTGTATGTTGGCCCTCAAAACCAGCCACCACTGTACGATTATATTTTGAATACACACCCCAAACGTATTATATTTAATCCCGGTACCGAAAATTCTGAACTCAGGCGCATGGCCAACGAAAAAGGAATTGAAACAGAGTATGCATGTACACTGGTGTTATTATCCATAGGGCAATATTAA
- a CDS encoding NUDIX hydrolase — translation MSKDLTWKLLSSTYIHKGPWATLRVDRCEMPDKRIVEDYYVLEYPSWVNAVAVTEDNKILMVTQYRHAADIISLEIPGGVVDPGEEPVHAIRRELLEETGYQFDEFELICTVYGNPSTANNQTFTYFTKGGKKVQGQELDDHEELIVEEYTIEEIKQLLLDNKIKQAMHCSGLFYGMLKLGAL, via the coding sequence ATGAGTAAGGATTTAACCTGGAAACTACTATCATCTACTTACATACATAAAGGCCCATGGGCTACGTTACGGGTTGACCGCTGCGAAATGCCTGATAAACGAATTGTTGAAGACTACTATGTTTTAGAATACCCAAGCTGGGTTAATGCGGTAGCGGTAACCGAAGACAATAAAATATTAATGGTAACGCAATACCGCCATGCTGCCGATATTATTTCGCTCGAAATTCCGGGAGGCGTGGTTGACCCCGGGGAAGAACCCGTCCATGCCATCCGCCGCGAACTGCTGGAAGAAACCGGCTACCAGTTTGATGAATTTGAACTGATTTGTACCGTATACGGCAACCCATCAACCGCCAATAACCAAACCTTTACCTATTTTACCAAAGGAGGTAAAAAAGTACAGGGACAGGAATTGGATGATCATGAAGAGCTTATTGTAGAAGAGTATACTATCGAAGAGATAAAACAATTGCTGCTTGATAATAAAATAAAACAAGCCATGCATTGCTCAGGCTTGTTTTATGGGATGTTAAAACTCGGAGCGCTTTAA
- a CDS encoding DUF5615 family PIN-like protein: MIRLIADENISWRLKKLLSDWEILPTNEIRANHRLSDFMIWQFAKTNNYTILTFDEDFCELQNLYSHPPKVIWLRTGNVGTQKIAELLILLKQDINQFLSNDDLGIYEVYLY; this comes from the coding sequence ATGATACGGCTCATCGCTGACGAAAATATTTCATGGCGTTTAAAGAAACTCTTATCAGATTGGGAGATTCTCCCTACAAATGAAATCCGGGCAAACCACCGTTTAAGCGATTTTATGATCTGGCAATTCGCTAAAACAAACAACTACACAATTTTAACTTTTGACGAGGATTTTTGCGAATTACAAAATCTTTACTCCCATCCTCCTAAAGTAATTTGGTTGCGCACCGGCAACGTTGGAACTCAAAAGATCGCTGAATTATTAATTCTTCTAAAACAAGACATTAATCAATTTTTATCGAACGATGACTTGGGCATCTATGAAGTATATCTATACTAA
- a CDS encoding response regulator, which yields MEMTTEKLSVIIADDHTLFINGLSMLLQNEPDIEIMNIAANGKEVLGLLHTHTPTLVLLDINMPGINGFEVLKRIKAYYPKIKVVMLSTYNEEHLIEKAKATGADGYLFKNTEKDELLRVMRLVAQGQQCFPYKPPVVNSTFDDTDPFLKQFQLTKRETELLQFIKQDYTNQQMANHLHLSIYTVETHRKNIMQKLNLKNPVELTKFILQYNL from the coding sequence ATGGAAATGACAACTGAAAAACTATCAGTGATCATAGCAGATGATCATACATTATTTATAAACGGGCTTAGCATGCTGTTGCAAAATGAGCCGGATATCGAGATTATGAATATAGCGGCCAACGGCAAAGAGGTGTTGGGGTTGTTACATACCCATACGCCCACACTTGTGCTGCTTGATATTAATATGCCGGGCATTAATGGCTTCGAAGTACTTAAACGGATAAAAGCTTACTATCCAAAAATTAAGGTGGTGATGCTATCTACCTATAACGAAGAGCACCTGATTGAAAAGGCAAAGGCCACCGGCGCCGATGGTTACCTGTTTAAAAATACCGAAAAAGATGAGCTGTTGCGGGTAATGCGCCTGGTAGCCCAGGGGCAGCAATGCTTTCCGTACAAGCCGCCGGTTGTTAACTCAACATTTGATGACACCGATCCATTTTTAAAGCAATTCCAGCTTACAAAACGGGAAACCGAACTACTGCAGTTTATTAAGCAGGATTATACCAACCAGCAAATGGCCAACCACCTGCACCTGAGCATTTATACGGTTGAAACCCACCGAAAAAACATTATGCAAAAGCTAAACCTGAAAAATCCCGTGGAGCTTACCAAGTTTATATTGCAGTATAATTTGTAA